A stretch of Rhodoferax potami DNA encodes these proteins:
- a CDS encoding integration host factor subunit alpha produces MEFSVESLETPALTKAQLSDLLFEQIGLNKRESKDMIDAFFDLIASSLVEGTDVKISGFGNFQIRTKAPRPGRNPRTGEAIPIQARRVVTFHASHKLKEQIQDEGKSGS; encoded by the coding sequence ATGGAATTTTCTGTAGAAAGTCTGGAAACCCCGGCGCTGACCAAGGCTCAACTTTCCGATCTGCTCTTTGAGCAGATCGGACTGAACAAGCGTGAGTCGAAAGACATGATTGACGCCTTTTTTGATCTGATTGCCAGCAGTCTTGTCGAAGGCACTGACGTCAAGATTTCCGGTTTTGGCAACTTTCAGATCCGAACCAAAGCGCCCCGGCCTGGTCGCAATCCACGGACCGGTGAGGCGATTCCAATTCAGGCTCGACGCGTGGTCACTTTTCACGCCAGCCATAAGCTCAAAGAGCAAATTCAGGACGAAGGCAAGTCCGGTTCTTGA
- a CDS encoding MerR family transcriptional regulator — MEKTLPPIPAKRYFTIGEVGDLCGVKPHVLRYWEQEFTQLRPMKRRGNRRYYQHHEVLMIRRIRDLLYDQGFTISGARNKMQEILQTERDKKRHGEVMLDGVEVLELGDMELDDLEESAEDIPVVAEVSMEWQQVKKELLDIRELLMIEA; from the coding sequence ATGGAGAAAACGCTCCCACCCATCCCTGCAAAGCGCTATTTCACGATCGGTGAAGTAGGTGACCTGTGCGGTGTCAAACCTCACGTGCTACGTTATTGGGAGCAGGAGTTCACGCAGTTGCGCCCAATGAAGCGGCGCGGCAATCGCAGGTACTATCAACACCACGAGGTCTTGATGATTCGCCGTATTCGCGATTTGCTGTACGACCAAGGTTTCACGATCAGCGGTGCGAGAAACAAGATGCAGGAAATCCTGCAAACCGAACGCGACAAAAAACGTCACGGCGAAGTCATGCTCGATGGTGTCGAGGTTCTTGAACTCGGCGACATGGAGTTGGACGACTTGGAAGAGTCTGCTGAAGATATTCCGGTGGTTGCCGAGGTCTCCATGGAATGGCAGCAGGTAAAAAAGGAATTGCTCGATATTCGTGAACTTCTGATGATCGAAGCCTGA
- the rplT gene encoding 50S ribosomal protein L20: MPRVKRGVTARARHKKVLALAKGFRGRRGNVYRIAKQAVMKAGQYAYRDRRTKKRVFRQLWIARINAAARQCGMTYSQFANGLKKASIEIDRKVLSDIAIHDMAAFAGIVEQVKAKLAA; this comes from the coding sequence ATGCCTCGCGTCAAACGTGGTGTAACGGCTCGCGCCCGCCATAAAAAAGTTCTGGCCCTTGCTAAGGGTTTCCGCGGTCGCCGCGGTAATGTCTACCGTATCGCTAAACAAGCGGTAATGAAGGCTGGGCAATATGCCTACCGCGACCGCCGTACCAAGAAACGTGTGTTCCGTCAGTTGTGGATTGCGCGTATCAACGCTGCAGCCCGTCAATGTGGCATGACATACAGCCAGTTTGCCAATGGTCTGAAGAAAGCCAGTATCGAGATCGACCGTAAGGTTTTGTCCGATATCGCAATCCATGACATGGCTGCTTTTGCTGGCATCGTGGAACAAGTGAAAGCCAAACTGGCTGCTTGA
- the thrS gene encoding threonine--tRNA ligase: MINITLPDGSKREFPGPVTVAEVAASIGAGLAKAALAGKVDGKVVDTSFQMSADSALSIITAKDADGLEVIRHSTAHLLAYAVKELFPDAQVTIGPVIEHGFFYDFSYKRPFTPEDLVAIEKKMTELASKDEPVVRRVLPRDEAVEYFKSLGEQYKAEIIASIPANEDVSLYREGKFEDLCRGPHVPSTGKLKHFKLMKVAGAYWRGDHKNEMLQRIYGTAWATKDELQQYLTMLEEAEKRDHRKLGRELDLFHIDEHSPGTVFWHPKGWTLWQGVEQYMRKVYQDNGYQEVKGPQIIDKSLWEKTGHWDKYRENMFTTESEKRDYALKPMNCPGHILIYKQGIKSYRDLPLRFGEFGQCHRNEPSGGLHGIMRVRAFTQDDGHIFCTEAQIQEEVKTFTTLLQKVYKDFGFTNIIYKLSTRPEKRIGTEESWDRAENALAEGLRASGCDFEYLPGEGAFYGPKIEYTLKDALGRPWQCGTIQVDPNLPERLDAEFVGEDGSRHRPVMLHRAIVGSLERFIGILIEESAGALPAWLAPVQIAVLNITDAQAEYARNVAKTLQDQGLRVHLDLRNEKITYKIREHSMQKLPYLIVIGDKEMAAGAVAVRARGGQDLGAMPLESFIERITSDIANKTS; encoded by the coding sequence ATGATCAACATCACACTTCCTGACGGTTCCAAACGTGAATTCCCCGGCCCGGTAACTGTCGCTGAGGTCGCGGCCTCTATTGGTGCCGGATTGGCAAAGGCCGCGCTGGCGGGCAAAGTGGACGGCAAGGTGGTCGACACCAGTTTTCAGATGTCAGCGGACAGTGCGTTGTCTATCATCACCGCCAAAGATGCAGATGGGCTGGAGGTCATTCGACATTCCACTGCCCACTTGTTGGCTTATGCCGTCAAGGAGTTGTTTCCTGATGCGCAAGTGACGATCGGCCCTGTGATTGAGCATGGATTCTTTTACGACTTCTCGTACAAGCGACCCTTCACCCCCGAAGATTTGGTGGCCATCGAAAAGAAGATGACTGAGCTGGCGAGCAAAGATGAACCGGTAGTTCGCCGCGTATTGCCGCGTGACGAGGCGGTGGAGTACTTCAAGAGCTTGGGTGAGCAGTACAAAGCGGAGATCATTGCCAGTATTCCCGCAAACGAAGATGTCTCTCTTTACCGAGAAGGTAAGTTCGAGGATCTGTGCCGTGGTCCCCACGTGCCCAGCACCGGCAAGCTCAAGCACTTCAAACTGATGAAGGTGGCAGGCGCCTACTGGCGCGGTGATCACAAAAATGAAATGTTGCAGCGGATTTACGGTACTGCGTGGGCCACCAAAGATGAGCTGCAGCAGTACTTGACCATGCTGGAAGAGGCCGAGAAGCGAGATCACCGCAAGCTCGGCCGCGAGCTCGACTTGTTCCATATTGACGAGCACTCGCCCGGCACCGTGTTTTGGCATCCCAAGGGCTGGACGCTATGGCAGGGTGTTGAGCAGTACATGCGCAAGGTGTACCAGGACAATGGCTACCAGGAGGTCAAGGGGCCGCAGATCATTGACAAAAGCTTGTGGGAGAAAACAGGCCATTGGGACAAGTACCGCGAGAACATGTTCACGACAGAGAGTGAAAAGCGCGACTACGCCCTGAAGCCCATGAACTGCCCGGGCCACATCCTGATCTACAAGCAGGGCATCAAGAGCTACCGAGATTTGCCACTGCGCTTTGGTGAATTCGGCCAGTGCCACCGTAACGAGCCTTCGGGTGGCTTGCACGGGATCATGCGTGTCCGCGCATTCACCCAAGACGATGGACATATTTTTTGTACGGAAGCTCAGATTCAGGAGGAGGTGAAAACCTTCACTACGCTGCTGCAAAAGGTTTACAAAGACTTCGGTTTCACCAACATCATTTACAAATTGTCGACTCGCCCCGAGAAGCGTATCGGGACCGAAGAGAGCTGGGATCGTGCGGAAAACGCTTTGGCAGAGGGCTTGCGCGCCTCCGGCTGCGACTTTGAGTATTTGCCGGGCGAGGGCGCTTTTTACGGCCCCAAAATTGAGTACACATTGAAAGACGCGTTGGGTCGGCCGTGGCAATGCGGCACCATCCAAGTGGATCCTAACCTCCCAGAGCGCTTGGATGCCGAATTTGTCGGGGAGGACGGCAGCCGCCATCGCCCTGTGATGCTGCACCGCGCGATCGTCGGAAGCCTAGAGCGGTTCATCGGAATCTTGATCGAGGAAAGCGCGGGAGCGTTGCCTGCTTGGTTGGCGCCAGTGCAAATTGCCGTGCTCAATATCACGGATGCACAGGCTGAATATGCCCGGAACGTCGCGAAAACGCTGCAGGATCAAGGGCTTAGGGTCCATTTAGATCTGCGCAACGAGAAAATAACCTATAAAATACGAGAGCATTCGATGCAGAAGCTGCCGTACCTGATTGTTATTGGTGACAAAGAGATGGCAGCAGGCGCTGTCGCAGTGCGTGCCCGGGGTGGTCAAGACCTCGGTGCAATGCCTCTGGAGTCGTTCATTGAACGTATCACCTCAGACATTGCCAACAAAACTTCCTGA
- a CDS encoding exonuclease domain-containing protein: MPAMLPSYVVLDLETTGGNAVNDRITEIAAVRIDNGVETARWSSLVNPGVRIPPFIQSLTGITDAMVEDAPTFEQLAKPLLALLEGAVFVAHNVRFDHGFVLNELARLDIALKVKTLCTVRLSRRLYPQHKGHGLDAILQRHGLHTQARHRAMGDVDVVLAWLDVANRELGAEALAREAQGLMQGSAAVPPMLETPVSDIPDTPGVYLFYGESSIPLYVGKSVTMRSRVMSHFQASTKVAREMRILQEIRRVEWRETAGELGALLLESRLVKELQPIHNRLLRREKQLTAWKLHDDPATRPLVQLVRLDQVDPSDMGQLYGAYRSKRQAMEALRSLADMHQFCPLVLGLESGKGACFASQIGRCKGVCAGREPAPLHRVRLQIALAEHRLQSWPHAGRMGIREHNPITGRTDIHVFDQWCHVATVHDEAELQEAIAQRQVLAFDLDTYRLLVKRLTGTGLRSREVLHLGGHPVSAA, encoded by the coding sequence ATGCCGGCCATGCTCCCCAGCTATGTGGTCCTCGACCTTGAGACCACCGGCGGGAATGCCGTCAACGACCGCATCACCGAAATAGCCGCGGTGCGGATCGACAACGGGGTTGAAACTGCGCGCTGGTCAAGTCTGGTGAATCCGGGCGTCCGTATCCCGCCTTTTATCCAGAGCCTCACCGGCATTACCGATGCGATGGTGGAGGATGCCCCCACCTTCGAGCAGCTGGCCAAGCCGCTGCTGGCCTTGTTGGAGGGCGCCGTCTTCGTGGCCCACAACGTGCGCTTTGACCATGGGTTCGTTCTGAACGAATTAGCACGGCTAGACATCGCGCTGAAGGTCAAAACCCTGTGCACCGTGCGCTTGTCGCGGCGCTTGTATCCGCAGCATAAGGGACACGGGCTCGACGCTATCTTGCAGCGCCACGGCTTGCACACCCAGGCACGACACCGGGCCATGGGCGATGTGGACGTGGTGCTGGCCTGGCTGGATGTGGCAAACCGCGAGTTAGGCGCGGAGGCCTTGGCGCGCGAGGCGCAAGGGCTTATGCAAGGGAGTGCCGCCGTACCGCCCATGCTGGAAACACCGGTGTCTGACATTCCCGACACACCGGGTGTGTATCTCTTTTACGGCGAAAGCAGCATCCCGCTGTATGTGGGCAAGAGTGTGACCATGCGCAGCCGGGTGATGTCGCACTTTCAGGCGTCTACCAAGGTTGCACGCGAGATGCGCATCCTGCAAGAAATCCGGCGCGTCGAATGGCGCGAGACGGCTGGCGAACTCGGGGCCCTGTTGCTGGAGTCGCGCCTCGTGAAAGAACTGCAACCCATCCACAACCGGCTGCTGCGGCGCGAGAAACAACTCACCGCTTGGAAACTTCACGACGACCCCGCCACCCGACCCCTTGTGCAACTGGTGCGGCTCGATCAGGTAGACCCGTCTGACATGGGCCAGCTCTACGGGGCTTACCGCTCCAAACGACAAGCGATGGAGGCGCTGCGCAGCCTTGCCGACATGCACCAGTTCTGCCCGCTGGTGCTCGGACTGGAGTCCGGCAAAGGCGCTTGTTTTGCCAGCCAGATTGGGCGTTGCAAAGGGGTGTGCGCCGGGCGGGAGCCAGCGCCACTGCACCGGGTGCGCCTGCAAATAGCGCTGGCCGAGCATCGCTTGCAATCGTGGCCCCATGCCGGACGTATGGGTATCCGCGAGCACAACCCCATCACCGGCCGCACAGATATCCATGTGTTTGACCAATGGTGCCATGTGGCCACTGTGCATGACGAGGCGGAGCTGCAAGAGGCTATTGCCCAGCGGCAGGTGCTGGCCTTTGACCTCGACACCTATCGCCTGTTGGTGAAGCGGCTCACAGGCACAGGACTGCGTTCGCGCGAGGTTTTGCACTTGGGAGGACACCCTGTCTCAGCCGCCTAG
- the pheT gene encoding phenylalanine--tRNA ligase subunit beta, protein MQFSESWLRTFCNPAISTAQLAETLTMAGLEVEELKPVAPPFTHIVVGEIKEAEQHPNADRLRVCKVDVGQTELLNIVCGAPNARVGIRIPCAMVGAELPPGEDGKPFLIKVGKLRGVESQGMLCSARELKLSEDHGGLMELPLDAPLGTNIREYLDLDDTLFTLKLTPNLAHCLSVYGVAREVSALTGAPLLTPEFPQASVAIQDKVAVKISAPDLCGRFSGRVIRNVNTKASTPQWMVDRLARCGQRSVSPLVDISNYVMFELGRPSHIFDLDKIHGGLDVRWAKPGEQLKLLNGNTVTLDEKVGVIADDQQVESLAGIMGGDATAVSDDTRHIYLEAAFWWPKSIAGRSRRFNFSTDAGHRFERGVDPQQTVEHIERITQLIIEICGTPETQCGAVDDVVAALPAATPVTLRVARAVKVIGMPLTQAQCADALRRLGLPVQEEPGLITVTPPSFRFDLQIEEDLIEEVARMVGYNNLPHTPPQAPITAKIRQEAERSAFAVRRSLAALGYQETINFSFVEERWEHELAGNLNPIKLLNPIASQMSVMRSSLIGSLLQVLRFNLARKAPRVRVFEIGRVFLRDATVKSTDTTVEGFDQPMRVSGLASGGADTLQWGRKEQSVDFFDVKGDVEALLAPLKAAFVPATHPALHPGRTAEVKIQGRSIGFVGELHPKWRQSYELAAAPVVFELELDAVLARQVPAFQSVAKFQAVQRDIAVVVADQVTHADLIAAVKSAPTQGLLRDVQLFDVYRPKLAKDAEVIAGSTDRSLALRVTLNSDESTLTEDQIESAMKAVVEQLVASVGARQRA, encoded by the coding sequence ATGCAATTCTCAGAATCCTGGTTGCGCACTTTCTGCAACCCCGCCATTTCTACTGCCCAACTCGCCGAAACCCTGACCATGGCAGGGCTCGAGGTAGAAGAACTCAAGCCAGTTGCACCACCTTTTACCCATATAGTCGTCGGTGAAATCAAGGAAGCCGAGCAACACCCTAATGCCGACCGCTTGCGCGTTTGCAAGGTCGATGTAGGCCAGACCGAGCTGCTGAATATTGTTTGTGGTGCACCCAATGCACGCGTTGGTATCCGTATTCCATGTGCCATGGTGGGTGCAGAGCTGCCCCCAGGCGAAGATGGCAAGCCTTTCCTGATCAAGGTCGGCAAGCTGCGCGGTGTGGAAAGCCAAGGAATGTTGTGCTCTGCACGCGAGCTCAAGCTTTCTGAAGACCATGGTGGCTTGATGGAGCTGCCATTGGATGCACCGTTGGGCACAAACATTCGCGAATATCTGGACTTGGATGATACCTTGTTCACCCTCAAACTGACGCCCAACCTTGCACACTGCCTGAGCGTGTACGGGGTGGCGCGTGAGGTGTCCGCATTGACCGGTGCCCCCTTGCTGACGCCCGAGTTCCCGCAAGCATCTGTCGCAATCCAAGATAAAGTGGCGGTCAAGATCAGCGCACCCGACCTCTGTGGGCGGTTCTCCGGCCGGGTGATCCGCAACGTCAATACCAAGGCAAGTACACCGCAATGGATGGTGGATCGTTTGGCTCGCTGTGGCCAACGCAGTGTCAGTCCATTGGTCGATATTTCGAACTACGTCATGTTCGAGCTCGGCCGCCCCAGCCACATTTTTGACCTCGACAAAATCCACGGTGGTCTCGACGTCCGCTGGGCCAAGCCCGGCGAGCAGCTCAAACTCCTCAATGGCAATACGGTAACCCTCGATGAAAAGGTGGGCGTCATTGCGGATGACCAGCAAGTCGAATCGCTGGCCGGCATCATGGGCGGGGACGCTACCGCAGTGTCTGACGACACCCGTCACATCTACCTCGAAGCAGCTTTCTGGTGGCCCAAGTCCATCGCGGGTCGTTCACGCCGTTTCAATTTTTCGACCGATGCTGGCCACCGGTTTGAGCGCGGTGTAGATCCCCAGCAGACGGTGGAGCACATTGAGCGCATCACCCAGCTCATCATCGAGATTTGCGGCACGCCCGAGACTCAATGCGGTGCGGTGGACGATGTAGTGGCAGCCTTGCCTGCTGCAACTCCGGTGACCTTGCGCGTTGCACGCGCGGTCAAAGTGATCGGCATGCCGCTGACCCAAGCGCAATGTGCGGATGCGCTGCGCCGCCTCGGTTTGCCGGTGCAAGAAGAGCCCGGGTTGATCACGGTGACACCCCCATCTTTCCGCTTCGATTTGCAAATTGAAGAAGACCTGATTGAAGAGGTCGCCCGCATGGTGGGTTACAACAACCTGCCGCACACACCACCCCAAGCGCCCATTACTGCCAAGATCCGACAGGAGGCCGAGCGTAGCGCGTTCGCAGTGCGCCGCTCGCTGGCCGCTTTGGGCTACCAGGAAACCATCAACTTCAGTTTTGTGGAAGAGCGCTGGGAACACGAGCTGGCGGGTAACCTCAATCCGATCAAGTTGCTGAACCCGATCGCCAGCCAAATGAGTGTGATGCGCAGTAGCTTGATTGGCTCCTTGTTGCAAGTGCTGAGGTTCAACCTCGCCCGCAAAGCGCCGCGTGTGCGGGTGTTTGAAATCGGACGCGTATTTCTGCGCGACGCCACAGTGAAGAGCACGGATACGACCGTAGAAGGTTTCGATCAGCCCATGCGGGTTTCCGGCTTGGCCAGCGGTGGGGCAGACACCTTGCAATGGGGACGCAAAGAGCAATCCGTTGATTTCTTCGACGTGAAGGGCGATGTGGAAGCCTTGCTCGCGCCACTCAAAGCCGCGTTCGTGCCTGCAACCCATCCCGCATTGCATCCCGGTCGTACCGCAGAGGTCAAGATCCAAGGGCGTTCGATCGGCTTTGTGGGGGAGTTGCACCCCAAGTGGCGTCAATCGTATGAGTTGGCCGCAGCCCCGGTGGTGTTTGAGTTGGAGCTGGATGCGGTGTTGGCGCGCCAAGTGCCTGCTTTCCAAAGCGTTGCCAAGTTCCAAGCGGTTCAACGGGATATCGCTGTGGTGGTGGCAGATCAGGTCACCCATGCCGACCTGATCGCTGCTGTCAAAAGCGCACCAACTCAAGGCTTGTTGCGTGATGTTCAGTTGTTCGACGTTTACCGCCCCAAGCTGGCCAAGGATGCCGAAGTCATTGCCGGCAGCACCGATCGCAGCTTGGCATTGCGCGTGACATTGAACAGCGACGAGTCCACCCTCACCGAAGACCAAATCGAATCCGCCATGAAAGCGGTGGTTGAGCAATTGGTTGCCTCGGTGGGTGCCCGCCAGCGCGCCTGA
- the pheS gene encoding phenylalanine--tRNA ligase subunit alpha has product MTELNDIVDTAKAAFLQALTPADLENAKALFLGKSGKITELMKGMAALSVEEKKSRGAAINLAKQAIESALTERRQALADAELQTQLQAEALDVTLPGRQRGQGGLHPVSLTLERIEAIFGSMGFDVAQGPEIESDWFNFTALNTPEDHPARSMHDTFYVEGGSEAAPNLLRTHTSPMQIRYAVQHVKAHRAAAGASAEGLYSGNMPEIRVIAPGRTYRVDSDATHSPMFHQCEGLWVGENVSFKDLKFVFTDFCRTFFESDDLVLRFRPSFFPFTEPSAEIDIQFQTGPLAGRWLEVAGSGQVHPNVIRNMGLDPEKFIGFAFGMGPDRLTMLRYGVNDLRLFFDGDVRFLSQFQ; this is encoded by the coding sequence ATGACCGAGTTGAACGACATCGTTGACACCGCTAAAGCTGCATTCCTGCAAGCTCTCACGCCGGCTGATCTGGAAAATGCCAAAGCCCTGTTTTTGGGAAAATCCGGCAAGATCACCGAGCTGATGAAGGGCATGGCTGCCCTCAGCGTGGAGGAGAAGAAATCCCGCGGTGCCGCTATCAACTTGGCCAAGCAAGCCATCGAGAGCGCGCTCACAGAACGTCGCCAAGCACTGGCCGACGCCGAGTTGCAGACCCAGCTCCAAGCGGAAGCGCTGGACGTCACATTGCCAGGTCGTCAGCGCGGGCAGGGCGGTTTGCACCCGGTGTCCCTGACACTAGAGCGGATTGAAGCCATCTTTGGTTCGATGGGATTTGATGTGGCCCAAGGCCCCGAAATTGAATCCGACTGGTTCAACTTCACAGCCCTCAATACGCCCGAAGACCATCCGGCTCGCTCGATGCACGACACCTTCTATGTAGAAGGTGGCTCCGAGGCAGCGCCGAACCTGCTCCGCACCCATACCAGCCCGATGCAAATCCGCTACGCGGTGCAGCACGTCAAAGCCCACCGCGCGGCCGCTGGCGCTTCAGCGGAAGGCCTCTACTCCGGCAATATGCCAGAGATCCGTGTTATTGCTCCAGGCCGCACCTACCGTGTGGACAGCGATGCGACACATTCACCCATGTTCCACCAGTGTGAAGGCCTGTGGGTGGGTGAGAATGTGAGTTTCAAAGACTTGAAGTTCGTCTTTACCGACTTTTGCCGTACCTTCTTTGAATCGGACGATCTTGTGTTGCGCTTCCGCCCCAGCTTCTTCCCGTTCACCGAGCCCAGCGCAGAAATTGACATCCAGTTCCAAACCGGCCCGCTCGCTGGTCGCTGGCTGGAAGTCGCAGGCTCTGGCCAAGTGCACCCCAATGTGATCCGCAACATGGGTCTCGACCCTGAAAAATTCATCGGATTTGCCTTCGGTATGGGGCCTGATCGCTTGACGATGTTGCGCTATGGCGTGAACGACCTGCGCCTGTTCTTTGACGGTGACGTCCGTTTCCTGTCGCAATTCCAGTAA
- the infC gene encoding translation initiation factor IF-3, translating into MATEFRDRRQREERKHRLNREIMAPEVRLSGPENEPLGVVSLMEALRMAGDLDVDLVEIAATANPPVCRLMDYGKFKYQEQKKAAEAKAKQTVIEIKEIKFRPGTDDGDYNIKMRNIRRFLADGDKCKITLRFRGREITHQEIGLAMLQRMRDELGDTILVEQFPKLEGRQMIMMIAPGRKKPGGSPKPAAEAAG; encoded by the coding sequence ATCGCTACTGAATTTCGTGACCGCCGCCAGCGCGAAGAACGTAAACACCGTTTGAACCGTGAAATCATGGCCCCCGAGGTTCGCCTCTCCGGGCCTGAGAACGAGCCTTTGGGTGTCGTCAGCCTGATGGAGGCGCTCCGCATGGCGGGCGACCTCGACGTTGACTTGGTTGAAATTGCCGCTACTGCCAACCCGCCTGTGTGCCGGTTGATGGACTATGGCAAGTTCAAGTACCAAGAGCAAAAGAAGGCAGCGGAAGCGAAAGCCAAGCAGACGGTCATTGAGATCAAAGAAATCAAGTTCCGCCCGGGTACCGATGACGGCGACTACAACATCAAGATGCGCAACATCAGGCGTTTCTTGGCGGATGGCGATAAGTGCAAGATCACTTTGCGTTTCCGTGGTCGTGAAATCACCCACCAGGAAATCGGTTTGGCGATGTTGCAGCGGATGCGTGATGAGTTGGGTGACACCATCCTCGTTGAGCAGTTTCCGAAGCTCGAAGGTCGCCAGATGATCATGATGATCGCACCAGGCCGTAAAAAGCCGGGTGGTTCACCAAAGCCTGCTGCCGAAGCAGCAGGTTAA
- the rpmI gene encoding 50S ribosomal protein L35, with protein sequence MPKMKTKSAAKKRFRVRPGGTVKRGQAFKRHILTKKTTKNKRHLRGSTGVHETNMGHMAQMLPGRGI encoded by the coding sequence ATGCCCAAAATGAAGACCAAGAGCGCGGCGAAGAAACGCTTCCGCGTCCGTCCAGGTGGTACCGTGAAACGCGGTCAAGCCTTCAAGCGTCACATCTTGACCAAGAAGACCACTAAAAATAAACGCCACTTGCGCGGCTCCACTGGAGTTCATGAGACCAATATGGGTCACATGGCACAGATGCTGCCCGGTCGTGGTATTTAA
- a CDS encoding thymidine kinase, producing the protein MAKLFFRYSAMNAGKSTSLLQIAYNYEEQGQQVALFTAQIDDRCGVGSIASRLGIQRAAETFDEHTDFETLLTQRRGLACVLIDESQFLQPEQVRQLHRVAHMANIPTICFGLRSDFQGKPFPGSAHLLTLADDIEEIKTICACGRKATMNVRVDDNGQRVREGEQVVIGGNDRYHQACARCFYEGAAT; encoded by the coding sequence ATGGCCAAACTTTTCTTCCGCTACTCGGCCATGAACGCCGGCAAATCCACCTCCTTGTTGCAGATTGCGTACAACTACGAAGAGCAAGGCCAGCAGGTAGCCTTGTTCACCGCACAGATTGACGACCGTTGCGGCGTTGGAAGTATTGCATCACGCCTCGGTATTCAGCGGGCTGCGGAAACCTTTGATGAACATACCGATTTTGAAACGCTGCTGACGCAGCGCCGCGGTTTGGCCTGTGTGTTGATTGACGAGTCTCAGTTTCTCCAACCGGAGCAGGTGCGCCAACTCCACCGGGTTGCCCACATGGCCAATATCCCGACGATTTGTTTTGGCCTGCGTTCAGACTTCCAGGGCAAGCCATTCCCCGGCTCTGCCCATTTGCTCACGTTGGCCGATGACATTGAAGAGATCAAAACCATCTGTGCATGCGGCCGCAAAGCCACCATGAATGTGCGTGTGGACGATAACGGCCAAAGAGTCCGTGAGGGCGAACAGGTCGTGATCGGCGGAAACGACCGCTACCACCAAGCGTGCGCGCGTTGCTTTTATGAAGGTGCCGCCACCTGA